The nucleotide sequence CTGCAGAGCTCTGCTGAAACTTCATTCTTCTTTGATTCAGGAATTATTTCTTCTTTTGTCTCATCAATTACAATGTAGTCATTTCCAAGTCCGTGCATCTTTGAAAACTGAATTTCTTTTAAAGTCATCATTTAATCCTCATTATTTTTTAGTAGTCTTACAGGCACATTTTGATTGGCTAGAACATCGGCAAAGGTTTCTCTTTCCCTTACAACTTCGCTTTCACCATTATTTACAAGAACTTCCATTGTTTTTGGGCGTGAATTGTACTGTGAAGACATTGAAAATGCGTAAGCTCCTGCATTAAAGATTGCAAGGATATCTCCTTCTTCAATTTCAGGCATTGGTCTGTCTCTTGCGAATAAATCGCCCGATTCACATACATTTCCTGCAATATCTATATTCTGGGTATTTTCCGCGTTTGGTTTATTAGCAACCACAATATGGTGGTATGATCCGTACATTGAAGGCCTTAGCAATGTATTAAAACCTGCATCAACACCAGCAAATTTCCTGTAACTCTGCTTTATAGTGTTTACTTTGGTAAGAAGGATTGAAGCATCTCCAACTATGTATCTGCCTGGTTCAATACACATTGTCGGCTTTCCAAGATTGTATTCGTTTAATTTATCCTTATACAGGTCAGTTATTTCTTTTGAAAAGGTTTCTATATCCAATTTAGACTCTTCTGGAGTGTATGGTATTCCAAGTCCCCCTCCAAAGTCAATAAATTCAAATTTAACTCCAGACTGCTCTTTCACCCTTCCTGCAACGTCCATGAGAGTTTCAACTGCGAGCATGAATGGTTCAGGATCCAATATTCCAGAACCTATGTGGGTGTGAATACCAATAGGTGTAAATCCAAGGTCTTGGGCTAAGCTGTAGACTTCAGCAGCTTCTTCCTCCATCACACCAAATTTAGATAGGTCTCCGCCAGTTATACAGTGTTCATGGTGCCCAGCGCCGACTTTAGGGTTTACTCTGAAGGATATTTTAACTTTTTCAGGATCAGTGAGTTTTGAAAGCCTATTAAGAGCTGAAATTGAATCAAGATTAATTATAACACCAGAATCTACCGCAAACTTAAGTTCTTCATCGGTTACATTGTTTCCAGTGTAAAGAATTCTTTCAGGATCAAAGCCTGCAAGAAGTGATGTATAAATCTCTCCAGGAGATACTGCATCAATGCCACTACCTTCCTGCTCTAAAATTCGCATTACTGCAAGATTTGTATTTGCTTTACATGCATAGAATATTTTAAAATCATTATATTGACTTGAAAATGCTCCATAAACTCTTCTATAGTTATCTCTAATTCTTTCTTCGTCAATCACGTAAAGGGGAGTGTCATATTTCTGTGAAAGTTCCACTGCATCGGATCCACCAATGCTCAAATTTCCTTTTTCATTAGTTTTAATATCAAAATCCATCAAATTCCTCCAAATATGAAATATTTGGGGGTTCCAAAATCTTCAATTTTGATAACCTCCAAAAAGAAGTAAATATTGAATATTTAATGTTCATTATATAAATTATTTACATTTTCATAATAATTGAAGATTATCTTATTTTAAATTAAGAAAATAAAAAATTAAAGTTTTAGGCAAATCTCCCTATAAGGATTAGTAAAAGCCCTATTATTGCTACAACTGCAGTAATTGGAGAGCTACCCTGTATCATAGCCCATATTGCTCCGGTTAATAGAAGCAAGACTCCTACCCAAAGAGATATTCTTTTCTGCTGTTTAGTTAAAGAAGTCATAATTGATATTTGGTTTATCACTATATCAAGATTTCTAAAAATAAAGAAAGAAGAAAAATATCTTCTTTAAGATAATTTCTGCAGAATACTCTCCAACACACATGTAACAGTATCTATCTGCCCTTTATCTATTACAAACGGCGGTAAGAACCGTAAAACAGTATCAGCAGTACAGTTAATTAGAATCCCTTGTTCACGAGCTTCAGCAGCTATTTCACCACAGTTAATGCTTAGTTCCATTCCAAGCATCATTCCAACACCACGCACTTCTTCAACAATTCCATAGAGCTTTGCCTGTTCTTCAAGCTTATATTTAAGATATCCACCATTCTCTTTAACTTTTAAAAGCATACTTTCATCAATTAGGGCATTGATAGATGCTATTGCAGCGGCACATGCCAGTGGATTTCCTCCAAACGTTGCAGCATGATTTCCGGGCTCAAATGCATTACCTACTTCTTCACTTGCAAGAACAGCACCTATTGGGAATCCTCCACCAAGAGCTTTGGCGACGGTGGTGATATCTGGAGTTACACCGAAAAGCTGGGATGCAAACATCTCACCAGTCCGTCCAAATCCTGTCTGAACCTCATCAAATATTAAAAGAACATCATTTTCCTTACATAACTTTTTTAAATCTTTTAGGTAGCCTTCTGGAGGTACTATAACTCCTCCTTCTCCCTGGATTGGTTCTACCAGCACTGCGGCTGTATTATCAGTTATACTATCTGCAACTGCTTCAACATCTCCATAATTTACGTGCTTGAATCCTTCTGGGAGTGGTTCAAATCCTTTTTTATATTTGTGCTGTCCTGTGGCTGTAATCATGGCAAGGGTTCGACCGTGAAATGAGTTTTCCATGGCAATAATCTCTCCTTTACCTGTGAATTTCCGGGCAAGCTTAATTGCACCTTCATTAGCTTCTGCACCGCTGTTGCAGAAGAAGGATTTGTCATGGACTGAAATATCTGCCAGCAGCTTTGCAAGTTCGACCTGTGGCTCTGTGTAATATAAATTTGATGTATGTATAAGCTTTTTAGCCTGATTGCATATTGCTTCAACAACTTTTGGATGGGAATGACCCACATTATTTACTGCAATACCGGCAAAACAGTCAATATAGGTTTTGCCTTCAAAATCGGTGACTAAAGCTCCTTTTCCTTCTCTTAAAGCTAAAGGATACCGTCCATAAGTCTGCATTACATATTTTTTATCTAAATTTATTATTTCCTCTGTATTCATTTTGATCACCTTAATAAACATTAAAAGTGGGAAGCTTATTAAAACAGGATACTTTGTATCAATAAATGATCTGTTTAATGCACTATTAAAATAATTGGAAAAACATGGATTTAAATGATTTAAAAGACTTAATGTAGTGTTAACAAATAAGTAAAATACCTGATCAAAATATTATTTTAAATTGTTTGATGGTGAAAATATGAAAAAAGCAATAATTGAAACTGATAAAGGAAATATAGAACTTGTATTATTTGATGAAGAAGCCCCAAACACAGTTGCTAACTTTGAAAAGCTTGCAAAAGAAGGTTTTTATGATGGGTTAACTTTTCACAGGGTCATTCCCAATTTTGTAATCCAGGGCGGATGTCCGAGAGGAGATGGAACAGGCGGACCTGGCTATACAATAAAATGTGAAATAAATCCCCATAAGCACGGT is from Methanobacterium sp. and encodes:
- a CDS encoding acetylornithine transaminase, which translates into the protein MNTEEIINLDKKYVMQTYGRYPLALREGKGALVTDFEGKTYIDCFAGIAVNNVGHSHPKVVEAICNQAKKLIHTSNLYYTEPQVELAKLLADISVHDKSFFCNSGAEANEGAIKLARKFTGKGEIIAMENSFHGRTLAMITATGQHKYKKGFEPLPEGFKHVNYGDVEAVADSITDNTAAVLVEPIQGEGGVIVPPEGYLKDLKKLCKENDVLLIFDEVQTGFGRTGEMFASQLFGVTPDITTVAKALGGGFPIGAVLASEEVGNAFEPGNHAATFGGNPLACAAAIASINALIDESMLLKVKENGGYLKYKLEEQAKLYGIVEEVRGVGMMLGMELSINCGEIAAEAREQGILINCTADTVLRFLPPFVIDKGQIDTVTCVLESILQKLS
- a CDS encoding peptidylprolyl isomerase, whose translation is MKKAIIETDKGNIELVLFDEEAPNTVANFEKLAKEGFYDGLTFHRVIPNFVIQGGCPRGDGTGGPGYTIKCEINPHKHGTGALSMAHAGKDTGGSQFFITHSPQPHLDGVHTVFGKVVKGMDVVNKIQPNDVMNKVTVFDE
- the lysA gene encoding diaminopimelate decarboxylase — translated: MDFDIKTNEKGNLSIGGSDAVELSQKYDTPLYVIDEERIRDNYRRVYGAFSSQYNDFKIFYACKANTNLAVMRILEQEGSGIDAVSPGEIYTSLLAGFDPERILYTGNNVTDEELKFAVDSGVIINLDSISALNRLSKLTDPEKVKISFRVNPKVGAGHHEHCITGGDLSKFGVMEEEAAEVYSLAQDLGFTPIGIHTHIGSGILDPEPFMLAVETLMDVAGRVKEQSGVKFEFIDFGGGLGIPYTPEESKLDIETFSKEITDLYKDKLNEYNLGKPTMCIEPGRYIVGDASILLTKVNTIKQSYRKFAGVDAGFNTLLRPSMYGSYHHIVVANKPNAENTQNIDIAGNVCESGDLFARDRPMPEIEEGDILAIFNAGAYAFSMSSQYNSRPKTMEVLVNNGESEVVRERETFADVLANQNVPVRLLKNNED